Proteins encoded together in one Lathyrus oleraceus cultivar Zhongwan6 chromosome 5, CAAS_Psat_ZW6_1.0, whole genome shotgun sequence window:
- the LOC127084455 gene encoding uncharacterized protein LOC127084455 — MDLPNTHLHNPNNLQQSPPNHAANGHLVYVRRKSEGETPKNTAFDNTRQLYCEEEIVQPKHQIKDPKVSCFPAFAPSLGNSVYWEERYQQLHMFLRKLDQSNQADYIQMLHSLSSIQLSRHAVELEKRSIHLSLEEAKELQRVAALNVLGKPVKNFKAPADHGECSDKLKTST, encoded by the exons ATGGATTTGCCCAACACTCATCTGCACAATCCCAACAATCTCCAACAATCTCCGCCCAATCATGCTGCAAACGGACATCTCGTCTATGTCCGTAGaaaatcagaaggagaaacacCCAAAAATACAGCTTTCGATAATACAAGGCAACTTTATTGTGAAGAGGAGATCGTTCAACCAAAACATCAGATAAAGGACCCTAAGGTTTCTTGTTTCCCAGCATTTGCACCTTCACTTGGGAACTCCGTGTATTGGGAAGAGCGTTATCAACAGTTGCACATGTTTTTAAGGAAATTGGACCAATCAAACCAAGCCGACTACATCCAAA TGCTTCATTCTCTGTCTTCCATTCAACTTAGCAGACATGCTGTTGAGTTAGAGAAGAGATCAATTCACCTTTCACTCGAAGAAG CGAAAGAATTACAGCGAGTTGCTGCTTTAAACGTCTTGGGGAAACCAGTGAAGAACTTCAAAGCACCGGCGGATCATGGCGAGTGTTCAGACAAGTTGAAGACATCGACATGA